One region of Armigeres subalbatus isolate Guangzhou_Male chromosome 3, GZ_Asu_2, whole genome shotgun sequence genomic DNA includes:
- the LOC134223130 gene encoding uncharacterized protein LOC134223130, whose translation MAAIRQSFFQYIDQNFGHDTVHTMKIFATNNKKLANLENRKSFLIKCRRQGVFPAHIVNSFKCVHELLAENGPYINKIDRAINRFKKSILNLEIKQTFYKIRKTRNRMNEMRTCIRSRTSESIVEEFVHTQQEAYSNWYSRKDMTTSKKFARIIQIPNNDKETPSFNEKAILNATTLTIPANIEHLLSLGPNFALPTTSLTQVPFYHLLADTERILMTSTDRKIQDRNRCKIVNVTQNFIHGFHSMVETRDSTTKFCVTSTEIARKYLSTHPEICVLSADKGNRTVIMVREDYNQKMRTLVNDTTTYKKVRYDPTTRFQIGNNNIVKRLKDLKLIDYKTAKELSSNNAICPRIYGQPKAHKTELPLRPVIPNITAPTYKLAKFVANLLQASLHSPYSSFEFCKQVNNMSLPENHIMISLDVTSLFTNVPRHLVIRNIIHRWNEIHTQINLDLFLEIVEFLYGGQLFLFEDSTTSKRMEQQWQPTFAYHRGGYRIRFSHQQSYEFSTFRDYYFQKYVDDIFMTIPRDSGQLILEHFQQYRNQDCSSLEIEENGRLPFLDMTVIRKPDQTLTTEWYAKQIASGRMLNYTSFHQPKHKINVANNFIHRVCSLTNNKSIAEITKIIHSHLQSNNYPKQLINRLLHLYTSKTQEPEPPAVTQSQPSCQHPTQPAIMPAHPTPHNQQTPPPDQQNQGNIIPAVQNISIQSIAT comes from the coding sequence ATGGCAGCCATACGACAATCGTTCTTCCAGTACATTGACCAAAATTTCGGACACGACACTGTACACACCATGAAAATATTTGCGACAAATAATAAGAAGCTAGCTAATTTGGAAAACCGTAAATCGTTCCTCATAAAGTGCAGACGACAAGGCGTATTTCCCGCGCACATTGTGAACTCATTCAAGTGCGTGCATGAGCTTCTGGCGGAAAATGGTCCGTACATCAACAAGATTGACAGAGCCATAAATAGATTCAAAAAGTCTATTCTGAATCTAGAAATCAAGCAAACGTTCTATAAAATAAGGAAAACCCGAAATCGAATGAACGAAATGAGAACCTGCATCCGCTCCAGGACCAGTGAGAGTATTGTGGAGGAATTTGTTCATACACAACAAGAAGCATACAGTAACTGGTACAGCAGGAAGGATATGACAACATCGAAGAAATTCGCGCGTATCATTCAGATACCAAACAACGACAAGGAAACACCTTCGTTCAATGAGAAAGCAATCCTTAATGCAACCACGTTAACGATCCCTGCAAACATCGAACACCTTCTTAGTCTTGGTCCAAATTTTGCGTTACCCACTACATCGTTGACCCAAGTTCCATTTTACCATCTTCTAGCAGACACGGAACGAATTCTGATGACCAGTACTGATAGAAAGATACAAGACAGGAACCGATGCAAAATAGTGAATGTAACACAAAATTTCATTCATGGTTTTCATTCGATGGTCGAGACTCGAGACAGTACAACAAAATTCTGCGTGACGTCGACAGAAATAGCCAGGAAGTATCTTAGCACACATCCTGAAATATGTGTACTGTCCGCGGACAAAGGCAATCGGACTGTTATCATGGTGAGGGAGGACTACAATCAGAAAATGCGAACGTTAGTGAATGATACTACCACGTACAAGAAAGTGCGATACGACCCCACAACACGATTCCAGATCGGGAATAACAACATAGTCAAACGTCTTAAAGACCTGAAGCTCATTGACTATAAGACGGCAAAGGAACTGAGCTCAAACAATGCGATATGTCCTAGGATCTATGGCCAGCCAAAAGCACACAAGACAGAACTACCACTTCGCCCTGTCATTCCCAACATAACAGCTCCAACATACAAGTTAGCTAAGTTTGTCGCCAATTTACTGCAAGCCTCACTCCACAGCCCATACAGCTCATTTGAATTCTGCAAGCAGGTGAACAACATGAGTCTCCCAGAGAACCACATAATGATTTCCCTTGACGTCACATCATTGTTCACGAACGTACCGCGACATCTGGTCATTCGAAACATAATACACCGGTGGAATGAAATCCACACCCAAATCAATCTAGATCTATTCCTAGAAATAGTGGAGTTTTTGTATGGAGGCCAGCTATTTCTGTTCGAGGACAGTACCACAAGCAAACGTATGGAACAGCAATGGCAGCCCACTTTCGCCTATCATCGCGGCGGATATCGTATTAGATTCAGTCATCAGCAAAGCTATGAGTTCTCTACCTTTCGAGactactattttcaaaaatacgtAGATGACATCTTTATGACGATTCCACGGGACTCTGGACAACTGATCCTGGAACACTTTCAACAATATCGAAACCAAGATTGCAGTTCACTTGAAATTGAGGAAAACGGACGACTTCCTTTCTTGGATATGACCGTCATCCGCAAACCAGATCAAACCCTAACAACGGAATGGTACGCCAAACAAATTGCTTCAGGACGAATGCTGAACTACACGTCGTTTCACcaaccaaaacacaaaattaacGTGGCGAATAATTTCATACACAGAGTGTGTTCGCTCACAAACAACAAATCCATAGCAGAGATCACCAAAATAATTCATAGCCATCTTCAGAGCAATAACTACCCCAAGCAACTAATAAACCGGCTATTACATCTGTACACCAGCAAAACACAAGAACCCGAACCACCAGCAGTTACACAAAGCCAACCATCATGTCAGCATCCCACCCAACCAGCCATAATGCCAGCCCATCCCACCCCACACAATCAGCAAACACCGCCACCAGATCAACAAAATCAAGGAAACATCATCCCTGCAGTTCAAAACATCTCCATCCAGTCCATCGcaacctga